One window of the Prinia subflava isolate CZ2003 ecotype Zambia chromosome 1, Cam_Psub_1.2, whole genome shotgun sequence genome contains the following:
- the YWHAZ gene encoding 14-3-3 protein zeta/delta, with protein MDKNELVQKAKLAEQAERYDDMASCMKSVTEQGAELSNEERNLLSVAYKNVVGARRSSWRVVSSIEQKTEGAEKKQQMAREYREKIETELRDICNDVLSLLEKFLIPNASQAESKVFYLKMKGDYYRYLAEVAAGDDKKGIVEQSQQAYQEAFEISKKEMQPTHPIRLGLALNFSVFYYEILNSPEKACSLAKTAFDEAIAELDTLSEESYKDSTLIMQLLRDNLTLWTSDTQGDEAEAGEGGEN; from the exons ATGGATAAAAATGAGCTGGTGCAGAAGGCCAAACTGGCTGAGCAGGCTGAAAGATATGATGACATGGCAAGTTGCATGAAATCTGTGACTGAGCAAGGAGCTGAGTTGTCCAACGAAGAGAGGAATCTTCTCTCTGTTGCCTATAAAAATGTTGTAGGAGCCCGTAGGTCATCTTGGAGAGTCGTCTCAAGTATTGAACAAAAGACGGAAGGCGCTGAGAAAAAACAGCAGATGGCTCGAGAATACAGAGAGAAAATTGAGACGGAGCTCAGAGACATCTGCAATGATGTGCTG TCTCTGTTGGAAAAGTTCTTGATCCCTAATGCTTCGCAAGCAGAAAGTAAAGTTTTCtatttgaaaatgaaaggagaCTACTACCGCTACTTGGCTGAGGTTGCTGCTGGAGATGACAAGAAAG GGATAGTGGAGCAATCACAACAGGCATATCAAGAAGCTTTTGAAATCAGTAAAAAGGAGATGCAACCAACACATCCCATCAGATTAGGTCTGGCTCTGAACTTCTCCGTGTTCTATTATGAGATTCTCAATTCCCCGGAGAAAGCCTGTTCCCTTGCAAAAACA GCTTTTGATGAAGCAATTGCTGAACTTGATACATTAAGTGAAGAGTCATACAAAGACAGCACGCTAATAATGCAGTTACTGAGAGACAACTTGACA TTGTGGACATCGGATACCCAAGGAGATGAAGCCgaagcaggagaaggaggggagaATTAA